A single region of the Desulfovibrio sp. genome encodes:
- a CDS encoding NapC/NirT family cytochrome c, which yields MGTPRNGPWLKVLLGGVAAGMVLLGVLAYAMTTTDQRPFCASCHIMQEAAVTQKMGSHAKLSCNECHAPHNLLAKLPFKAQEGLRDVIGNVSGHDIPRPLSVRTKDVVNANCMACHSQTNVNVASMDAKPYCVDCHKGMAHMRMMPISTRTVAND from the coding sequence ATGGGAACACCCCGCAATGGACCATGGCTTAAGGTGCTGTTGGGCGGCGTTGCGGCGGGAATGGTGCTTTTGGGTGTGCTTGCGTACGCCATGACGACAACTGACCAGCGACCTTTTTGCGCCAGTTGTCACATAATGCAGGAAGCGGCCGTGACCCAGAAAATGGGATCACACGCCAAGCTCTCCTGCAATGAGTGCCATGCCCCGCATAATCTGCTGGCCAAGCTGCCGTTCAAGGCCCAGGAAGGCCTGCGCGACGTTATCGGCAATGTTTCAGGCCACGACATTCCGCGTCCTTTGAGTGTTCGCACCAAGGATGTGGTCAATGCCAACTGCATGGCCTGCCATAGTCAGACCAATGTCAATGTGGCCAGCATGGACGCCAAACCCTACTGCGTGGATTGCCACAAGGGTATGGCCCACATGCGCATGATGCCTATAAGCACAAGGACGGTAGCCAATGACTAA
- a CDS encoding ammonia-forming cytochrome c nitrite reductase subunit c552: MTKSNIHKALGVAALLGIALLAGCQDVSTDLKPPKYKTSIPESETRISAFQKDFPQQYASYMKNNESSVMTEYKGSIPYHKNDNINPLPKGFKHAQPYLKNLWLGYPFMYEYNEARGHTYAIEDFLNIDRINRFAADGKGGLPATCWNCKTPKMMEWVKQYGDAFWSKDVNEFRSKDKINEMDETIGCANCHDPVTMELRPYSEPLKDWLKRSGQDWAKLSRNQKRSLVCAQCHVEYYFTHKDNGPAAKPVFPWDNGFNPEDMYQYYKGHGPKGADGKPGPFVDWTHAASKVGMIKMQHPDYEMFQDGPHGAAGVACADCHMPYMREGGKKVSSHWMTSPLKDPELRACRQCHADKTADYLRGRVEYTQKKAFEQLLKAQEISVKAHEAVRLANAYEGKRAADYDALMTEAREMVRKGQLFWDYVSAENSVGFHNPAKTLDTLMTSMECSQKAVDLATKATDFGIAEALSKDIKETVPPILEMSRKLQQDPEFLKKNPWTKLLPTLPKADQVWDNQTRITSEAKPAQ; the protein is encoded by the coding sequence ATGACTAAGAGCAACATACACAAGGCCCTGGGAGTGGCGGCCCTGCTTGGCATAGCTTTGCTTGCGGGCTGTCAGGATGTTTCCACTGACCTTAAGCCCCCCAAGTACAAAACTTCCATTCCTGAAAGTGAAACCCGTATTTCTGCTTTCCAGAAAGATTTTCCGCAGCAGTATGCCTCGTACATGAAGAACAACGAATCCTCGGTCATGACCGAGTACAAGGGTTCCATACCCTATCACAAGAACGACAACATCAATCCTTTGCCTAAGGGCTTCAAACACGCCCAGCCCTATCTCAAAAACCTGTGGCTGGGTTATCCCTTCATGTATGAATACAATGAGGCGCGGGGGCACACCTACGCCATAGAAGATTTTCTCAATATTGACCGTATCAACCGCTTTGCCGCTGACGGCAAGGGCGGTCTGCCCGCCACCTGCTGGAACTGCAAGACCCCCAAGATGATGGAATGGGTCAAGCAGTACGGCGATGCCTTCTGGTCAAAAGACGTCAATGAATTCCGCAGTAAAGACAAGATCAACGAGATGGATGAAACCATCGGTTGCGCCAACTGCCACGATCCTGTGACCATGGAGCTGCGCCCCTACTCCGAGCCGCTCAAAGACTGGTTGAAGCGCAGCGGACAAGACTGGGCCAAGCTTTCGCGCAACCAGAAGCGCAGCCTCGTGTGCGCCCAGTGCCACGTGGAATACTACTTCACCCACAAGGACAACGGCCCCGCCGCCAAGCCCGTGTTCCCCTGGGACAACGGCTTTAACCCCGAAGACATGTACCAGTACTACAAGGGGCACGGCCCCAAGGGCGCTGATGGCAAGCCCGGACCTTTTGTTGACTGGACGCACGCGGCCTCCAAGGTCGGCATGATCAAGATGCAGCATCCTGACTATGAAATGTTCCAGGACGGCCCCCACGGCGCTGCCGGAGTTGCCTGCGCCGACTGCCACATGCCCTACATGCGTGAAGGCGGCAAAAAGGTTTCCAGTCACTGGATGACCTCGCCTCTCAAGGATCCGGAACTGCGCGCCTGCCGTCAGTGCCACGCCGACAAAACTGCTGACTACCTGCGCGGCCGCGTGGAATACACCCAGAAGAAAGCCTTTGAACAGCTGCTGAAAGCGCAGGAAATCTCGGTTAAGGCGCATGAAGCTGTTCGTCTTGCCAATGCCTACGAAGGCAAGCGCGCAGCCGATTACGACGCCCTGATGACCGAAGCGCGCGAAATGGTGCGCAAGGGCCAGCTGTTCTGGGATTACGTTTCTGCGGAAAACAGCGTTGGTTTCCACAACCCCGCCAAGACGCTTGATACGCTCATGACCTCTATGGAATGCAGCCAGAAGGCTGTTGACCTTGCCACCAAGGCTACGGATTTTGGCATCGCTGAAGCGCTTTCCAAGGATATCAAGGAAACTGTGCCGCCCATTCTGGAAATGAGCCGCAAGCTCCAGCAGGACCCCGAATTCCTCAAGAAGAACCCCTGGACCAAGCTGCTGCCCACTTTGCCAAAAGCTGATCAGGTTTGGGACAATCAGACAAGGATCACTTCTGAGGCAAAGCCTGCCCAGTAG
- a CDS encoding C40 family peptidase, with protein MQHICVIFLTFAKLFANTVGCSMEAAIHSNTWRRWRNFALLLACAVLLTGCGAFRSAPDSGPAPESARKVVKTAYTQMGKKYRPGGASPQKGFDCSGLIWWAYNQNGVKVPRITTDQAHTGQQVPLSSVRQGDILVFRTSSGPRGLHTGIYAGGNSFIHSPRRGENVRVESLDVPYWRNKLIAVRRVVY; from the coding sequence ATGCAGCACATATGTGTTATATTTTTGACTTTTGCAAAATTGTTTGCAAACACAGTAGGTTGCAGCATGGAAGCAGCAATACACTCAAACACTTGGCGAAGATGGCGCAATTTTGCGTTGCTCTTGGCCTGCGCCGTACTTCTGACAGGCTGCGGAGCTTTCAGATCCGCGCCCGATAGCGGGCCAGCACCTGAGTCCGCGCGCAAGGTTGTTAAAACGGCCTATACGCAAATGGGCAAAAAATACAGACCTGGCGGAGCCTCACCGCAAAAGGGCTTTGACTGCTCCGGTTTGATCTGGTGGGCATATAATCAGAACGGTGTAAAAGTGCCGCGTATAACAACTGATCAGGCACACACAGGGCAGCAGGTGCCGCTTTCATCTGTCCGGCAGGGAGATATCCTTGTTTTTCGCACCAGTTCCGGCCCAAGGGGGCTGCACACTGGCATATATGCTGGTGGCAATTCCTTTATCCACAGCCCCAGACGCGGCGAAAATGTGAGGGTTGAGAGCCTTGATGTTCCGTATTGGCGCAACAAGCTTATCGCGGTGAGGCGGGTGGTGTACTGA